One window of Mus caroli chromosome 11, CAROLI_EIJ_v1.1, whole genome shotgun sequence genomic DNA carries:
- the Efcab9 gene encoding EF-hand calcium-binding domain-containing protein 9: protein MKLTQGSFLWYLYMDKIYCLLSLRNVKALMEYFHLLDVHHRNTLNDVLFFHFLQHVTNLNKTQIGMIFDLLDWTAVGEIGFDQFYVLVCILLAHQNHLEDHFMYRHSRPVFELLDLDGEMNIGATNFQNYRFLFNIKKQELRDLFHDFDITGDRLLNYKEFKLYTIFCTDKSIDRKKRRKDREAAREREKEKGKDKEKYLHLKKIYSSMISHRSIL, encoded by the exons ATGAAACTGACTCAGGGGTCTTTTCTGTGGTACCTTTACATGGACAAAATCTACTGCTTACTGTCTTTGAGAAACGTGAAAGCCTTGATGGAGTACTTTCATCTTCTGGATGTGCACCACAGGAACACCTTGAATG atGTGCTGTTCTTTCATTTCCTCCAACACGTGACTAACCTGAACAAGACACAGATCGGGATGATATTTGACCTCCTGGACTGGACAGCTGTAGGAGAGATTGGTTTTGACCAGTTCTATGTGTTGGTTTGCATACTGCTGGCACATCAG AACCATCTGGAAGACCACTTCATGTACCGCCATTCCCGGCCAGTCTTTGAGCTGCTTGATCTGGATGGGGAGATGAATATAGGTGCGACCAATTTCCAAAACTACAGATTTCTCTTCAATATTAAAAAGCAGGAACTCCGAGACCTTTTCCATGACTTTGACATCACAGGTGACCGA CTGCTTAATTACAAGGAATTTAAGCTGTACACAATCTTCTGCACCGACAAATccatagacagaaagaaaaggaggaaagacagagaggcagcgagagagagagagaaagagaaagggaaagataaaGAGAAGTATCTTCATCTCAAGAAGATATATTCATCTATGATAAGTCACAGGAGTATCCTGTGA